A genomic segment from Ptychodera flava strain L36383 chromosome 8, AS_Pfla_20210202, whole genome shotgun sequence encodes:
- the LOC139139523 gene encoding histone-lysine N-methyltransferase PRDM9-like: MNVHIRTHTDEKPFVCKVCGKCFTYNETMKVHMRTHTGEKPFVCKVCGKGFTCNRTMKVHMRTHRDEKPFVCKVCGKGFKQNEHLKGHIRTHSNEKPFVCKVCGKGFTLNGTMKVHMRTHTGEKPFVCKVCGKGFTRNWIWKVICLKGHMWTHTGEKPFFCKVCGKGFTQNGYIKVHMRTHTDEKSFVCKVCGKGFRQKGHLTVHMRTHTDEKPFVCKVCGEGFTRNGPLQVHMLTHTGEKPFVCKVCGKGFTQNGYIKVHMRTHTDEKSFVCKVCGKGFRQKGHLTVHMRTHTDEKPFVCKVCGEGFTRNGPLQVHMLTHTDS; this comes from the exons ATGAATGTTCATATTCGGACACATACAGATGAGaaaccttttgtctgcaaagtgtgtggcaagtgTTTCACATATAATGAAACTATGAAAGttcatatgaggacacatacaggtgagaagccttttgtctgcaaagtgtgtggcaagggtttcacaTGTAATAGAACTATGAAAGttcatatgaggacacatagagatgagaagccttttgtctgcaaagtgtgtggcaagggtttcaaGCAAAATGAACATCTGAAAGGTCATATTAGGACACATAGTAAtgaaaagccttttgtctgcaaagtgtgtggcaagggtttcacaCTGAATGGAACTatgaaagttcacatgaggacacatacaggtgagaagccttttgtctgcaaagtgtgtggcaagggtttcacaCGAAATTGGATCTGGAAGGTCATATG TCTGAAAGGTCATATGTGGACACATACAGGTGAGAAGCCTTTtttctgcaaagtgtgtggcaagggtttcacaCAAAATGGATACATAAAAGttcatatgaggacacatacagatGAGAAGTCTTTTgtatgcaaagtgtgtggcaaagGCTTCAGACAAAAGGGACATTTGACTGTTCATATGCGGACACATACAGATgagaagccttttgtctgcaaagtgtgtggtgaAGGTTTCACACGAAATGGACCCTTACAAGTTCATATGTTGACACATACAGGTgagaagccttttgtctgcaaagtgtgtggcaagggtttcacaCAAAATGGATACATAAAAGttcatatgaggacacatacagatGAGAAGTCTTTTgtatgcaaagtgtgtggcaaagGCTTCAGACAAAAGGGACATTTGACTGTTCATATGCGGACACATACAGATgagaagccttttgtctgcaaagtgtgtggtgaAGGTTTCACACGAAATGGACCCTTACAAGTTCATATGTTGACACATACAG actCGTGA
- the LOC139138482 gene encoding epidermal growth factor receptor substrate 15-like 1: MAALAATPISLITGSHVNTYEGFYKQVDPLGTGKIGAIEAAAFLKRSGLKETVLHKIWELSDPTGKGFLDKQGFFTGLKLIALAQNGKEVSTANIALAVPPPNMGGGTLSGMATPPLLSSPAVEVPWVVGVQEKTKFDGIFDSLHPVNGLLSGEKCKTVFMNSNLPVDILSRVWDLSDIDKDGFLDRDEFSVAMYLVYRALDQEPIMATLPPNVIPPSKRKKTGLAGGVAVLPSIPAPAGSLRRASPTPPGSTGSPSPTMSPQLAMKSLPKPPGTWVVSAQEKANSDNIFKQLDSDNDGLVTGEEVRGTFMQYGIPQNILAHIWSLCDMKQQGKLNAEQFALALYLINQKAKGVDPPQTLAPEMIPPSSRPKPGSDLSLLMDGSVGTVTPSGSMGDFSGFKELDLISKEIEQLGKEKTQLQQDLSEKEEISKRKTAEVQELQKELDTANAQLKQLESQKSDAQRKLDELDERKKKLESTLKEVKHKCEEEEQNIKTLKSQIATQENTVKSQDEELNRLRVELNSLRQEESVLEQKVEAGKTQLEVVMKSLKETQQQISQENSKISKLKENQNIYNNSIEKYNEIIQKVASGTMTNTNDIDHAVNEATTPTPSEADAFSMRATAGSSPVSSLSGFSTGSGMDKADTEVNDDFKDDPFKGKDPFGTDSADPFQTDDPFKGADPFKSNGFASDPFAGDPFKDADPFGSSKDDTLKHTDDPFKSIDPFKSKTQDDTSGSSNPYSGDPFGGDPFDTKFKSTTGGDAFGSDPFSSQEPMPALPPKRNRPGSGISAQPLGSTVTAGNTSSDPFDSTDPFQSAFGSTGGGGTSGSSDDKDPFGFGLSDPFGGSSTGTGSSSTKGKDPFAAATIPATDPFSSGIDPFSSSAKTDVGVSSDAFAAFADFGSAPTGSGTVAASEEEQIAWATKESERAEKERQRKIEQQEQDDLERALALSRSEAGLESDT; this comes from the exons ATCACAGGAAGTCATGTCAATACTTATGAAGGTTTCTACAAACAG gTCGATCCATTAGGAACGGGCAAAATTGGTGCCATAGAAGCCGCTGCATTTTTAAAGAGATCTGGTTTGAAAGAGACAgtacttcataaaatatgggAACTCTCTGACCCCACAGGAAAGGGATTTCTTGACAAACAG GGCTTTTTTACGGGACTCAAGCTAATAGCACTGGCTCAGAATGGAAAAGAAGTGAGCACAGCCAACATTGCCCTAGCTGTTCCACCTCCAAATATG GGTGGAGGTACACTGTCTGGAATGGCCACTCCGCCTCTCCTGAGCTCCCCTGCAGTTGAAGTTCCATGGGTAGTTGGG GTTCAAGAAAAAACGAAATTTGATGGAATTTTTGATAGCCTGCACCCAGTGAATGGTTTGCTGTCGGGCGAGAAGTGCAaaacagttttcatgaattcaAATTTACCTGTAGACATACTCAGTAGG GTATGGGATCTCAGTGACATCGACAAAGATGGATTTTTAGACAGAGATGAATTTTCAGTG GCAATGTATTTAGTTTACCGAGCTTTAGATCAGGAACCCATAATGGCTACATTACCACCCAATGTGATTCCACCTTCAAAACGGAAGAAGACGGGGCTAGCGGGAGGGGTTGCCGTTCTGCCAAGTATTCCTGCCCCAGCTGGAAGCCTCCGACGAGCATCGCCAACTCCGCCAGGCAGCACTGGTTCTCCGTCGCCAACAATGTCACCACAACTCGCGATGAAAAGC CTTCCCAAGCCTCCGGGCACATGGGTGGTGTCCGCGCAAGAGAAAGCCAACTCAGACAATATATTTAAACAGTTAGACTCCGACAACGATGGCCTGGTCACCGGTGAGGAGGTTAGGGGTACTTTCATGCAGTACGGTATTCCACAAAATATACTTGCGCATATATG GTCATTATGTGACATGAAGCAACAGGGTAAGCTGAACGCAGAACAGTTTGCACTTGCTCTGTACCTCATCAATCAGAAAGCCAAAGGTGTAGACCCACCACAGACCCTGGCACCAGAGATGATCCCACCATCTTCAAGACCAAAACCTGGCTCTGATCTTTCTCTATTGATG GATGGCAGCGTTGGAACCGTCACTCCCAGCGGTAGCATGGGAGATTTTTCAGGATTCAAGGAATTAGATCTTATTAGCAAAGAAATTGAACAATTAGGGAAAGAAAAGACGCAGCTGCAGCAAGATCTCAGTGAAAAAGAAGAAATAAGTAAGAGGAAAACTGCCGAAGTACAG GAACTGCAAAAAGAATTAGACACAGCCAATGCCCAGCTGAAACAGTTAGAAAGCCAGAAATCAGACGCTCAGAGGAAGCTAGATGAATTAGACGAACGGAAAAAGAAACTAGAATCAACTCTCAAAGAAGTGAAGCACAAATGTGAAGAAGAGGAACAGAATATCAAAACTCTGAAATCTCAAATAGCTACTCAAGAAAATACAGTGAAG AGCCAAGATGAGGAACTTAACAGACTCCGAGTGGAACTCAATAGTTTACGTCAAGAAGAATCAGTATTAGAACAGAAAGTTGAAGCTGGTAAAACACAGCTAGAAGTCGTCATGAAATCACTCAAAGAAACACAGCAACAGATCAGTCAG GAAAATAGCAAAATAagcaaattgaaagaaaaccaaaatatttataataatagtatagaaaaatataatgaaatcatCCAGAAAGTAGCGTCGGGGACGATGACAAACACAAACGATATAGACCACGCTGTCAATGAAGCAACGACACCAACTCCGTCAGAAGCAGATGCTTTTAGTATGAGAGCAACA GCTGGCAGCAGCCCCGTGAGTAGCCTGAGTGGGTTCAGTACTGGTTCCGGCATGGACAAAGCAGATACGGAAGTCAACGATGATTTCAAAGACGATCCATTCAAAGGAAAAGATCCATTTGGAACAGACAGTGCGGATCCCTTCCAGACGGATGACCCATTCAAAGGTG CTGATCCCTTCAAAAGTAATGGATTCGCCTCTGACCCGTTTGCTGGTGATCCGTTCAAAGATGCAGATCCGTTTGGTTCTTCAAAGGACGACACACTCAAGCACACAGATGACCCTTTTAAAAGTATTGATCCATTCAAGTCCAAAACACAAGACG ATACGTCAGGCTCCAGCAATCCATATTCTGGAGATCCGTTTGGTGGGGATCCTTTTGatacaaaattcaaa TCAACAACGGGCGGTGATGCCTTTGGAAGTGACCCCTTTTCATCTCAAGAACCAATGCCAGCACTCCCACCGAAGAGAAACCGACCGGGTTCGGGTATTTCAGCTCAGCCCCTGGGGAGCACAGTGACTGCGGGCAACACGTCGTCGGACCCTTTTGACAGCACTGATCCATTCCAGTCGGCATTTGGCAGCACTGGTGGTGGCGGCACCAGCGGTAGCAGTGACGACAAAGATCCGTTTGGTTTTGGCTTATCAGATCCCTTCGGAGGAAGCAGCACCGGCACCGGCAGCAGTAGCACCAAAGGGAAAGATCCATTTGCGGCGGCCACTATTCCGGCAACAGATCCCTTCTCCAGCGGAATCGATCCATTTAGCAGCTCTGCCAAGACAGATGTCGGAGTGTCTTCAGACGCGTTTGCAGCATTTGCAGACTTTGGCAGTGCACCT ACTGGCTCTGGTACTGTGGCAGCGTCAGAAGAGGAACAGATCGCCTGGGCGACCAAGGAGAGTGAAAGAGCAGAGAAGGAAAGGCAGAGGAAAATTGAACAACAAGAACAGGATGACTTAGAAAGGGCATTAGCGTTGAGCCGGTCAGAAGCTGGCCTGGAGTCTGATACGTGA